In the genome of Hevea brasiliensis isolate MT/VB/25A 57/8 chromosome 14, ASM3005281v1, whole genome shotgun sequence, the window CCAGAAATTATAAAAAAGTTTGTCAGAGTGAATATGAAAGTTCAGAGTTCTATAATGGTTCAAAAGGCATTTTATATTAGTTTACTGCACAATATATGTGTGTTgaatgttattttcttttcaataaAAAGATACTGGGATGTGGATGCTTATGACAGTGTATCTGCTGCATAAAATACTGGAAGCCTTCCCAATCCTAAAtatttccattttcttctttGAGAGAAGATAGGTTGGTCAGCTCCTGAGCTTGTTGCAGTCAAAACAAACTACAAGACACATGGTCATCAACCAAACCAATAATTCATGTGGTTATGAGAGATAAGACACAGATATATTGTTCATCAACCACaaaaatgatataaaatatgTACCAGTGGGAAAAGAATAGCCATGACACCATAGCTCACAagaggagaaaagaagaaaatagcCAGAACACAAGGGCTTCCTGCAAAGCCAATGAAGAAAGTTATGTTGGCCATCTTAAAATCCTGTATATATGAAATTTAGAAAGCATACTAAAAGTATGTATAATGTCTCGAGCAATTTTTCATGCCCTATGTGAAATAAAACAATAATCATATAGAGCATATCAAGATATAATAACATATGATAAAAGCACAGTAGTAGTGATTTACAGGTCCTTCAATTTTGCAGTGTTATTGAGCATGCCTCAGTTAAAGAAGTGTACATTAGTTGAATGCATGCAAACTTTACTACAGATGAGATTGCAAACAGCACAGTTGGGAGAAAACATCAAGGATAGACACAAGTAACATGAAGAATAAACTCCAGCAAGAAACTATTTTACCAAAACCAGCTAAAAAGGCCCAGTTAGATTCAAAGAAGTCCAGCCGCCTGTCAAGTGCCACTTCAGACAAATTCCACTTGTACCTAAGTTAAGAAGCAGGGTTAGCAAGTGTCCAAATATTCAGTGGCTCAGTGCAACACAACAAATAATAGCAGATGCACACTTATCACTCACTCGAAACAGTAGTAAGCATACATCCAGGAAAGAAGTACAAAATTGAGTGCCTTCCCTATATATGGTGTGAATCCTGTAGCAAAAACCTGCAATGTAATTGTCAAAAGTGTAAACCAAAAGTAAAATGATAAAGGCATGGTAAAGTGGCACCATGTTCATTGCAAGTTAAAAATTACATGTGCTGAAAAGTTGGCTTTGTTGCAATAACTCAAGCAGAAGATAATGGTAATAAGAAAACAACCAATAGAATATTCAAATCATATGAGTGTGCGTGTGTTTGTAccttattgatatattcaaagaCATTGTACCTCTAGAAAGAAGAAGCTCAAAAGCAATATAGAATACACCTGCTCACCAATTCCAATCATAACACTGcagaaaaattttaaaacaaaaagAGGAAGTGACAGCACTCATTCTCAAGCATGATAGTTCGTATAAAGACAAAAAGAATGCCAACAATCAGCAATGAAAACTAAATTTCAGAAATCAAATAGTTACAAGTTGGAAGTCTACCCTCCTAGACCAGAAGGCTTTTCTGTTGGACCTGAGTTGTCTGAGGTTGTTGTTGGCTCATCCTGGCTTAAGGTTTCCAATACATTATGTTCATCTCTTTCCATTGCAGCAAAACCACACTTCGCAATTTCATTGTACCTTAATCATAGATGAATAAAACAAATTATTACACAGGAATCATCTCTTAAAACAATCACATATTTCAGCACTAAAATTGGTTATAATTCAAAAGCCATCAATTCATACAGAAATCTATACACCCAGATAGAGACGTAACATCTTATATTCAACATTCATTGAATAATTTAAAGATAAACATTAAGAGATAAGATTATCTGCCCCATCTATCTCCACGTCAGGGATATCATGTCTTTACCAAAACAATCAATGATTAGTCAAAACTATGTCAACAATAAAGGgaaaagagaaagaaaacaaTACCAGATAGTGCTTAGAATAAGACTAAACACATACAATGGGTAGAACCAAAACACCTGCATTTTATAAGCAGTTAATGAAATTAGAGGCTGTGAAAAAACAGTAGAGAACTGACAACCATATGTCCTACACACAGACATACACACGCAAGCATATATCCATTGTACATAATGTTAATATGAATTAGTCTTCATCATCTAGCTAGAAAAActtaaaagagaaaaaagaaaaccTATTGTACCATTGCATGAACCTTTTCAAAAAGATACATACATAATTCTTCAAAACTTTTCAAAAAGATACATATATAATTCTTACTTCCTGGTACCAGTTAAGGATTTTAGGGACAGAGGGATACATAATCTTATCTAGCAGGAGAAACACACACACGCACACGCAGAGAACATAGTTAAACTTATAAAGAAAAAGTAATTCAAGTGCTATGTATAACACAAACAAGAGCCTCAATATAAAGCAAAAAACCAAAGAAATCCAAGAGTGTTAATTTTTCTTGCTGTGTTATAAACTTGGTATGCATGTTTTTGTCTATTCAATTCAACGTTTTATTTTCAAGTTACTTGACACAGATATGCTGCAGGTCATTCTTTTAATTTAATGAGTCAAAAGTATCTTCACCAGTTCCAAGTTTGTTGAGATATGAGACTCTTGAGCAACTTTGCAGAACTATTCTGGAGTCTCAGTCATGTCACAGCAACAAAAGGCAAAACCTTGGCCTGACTATTGACTAAGCAGTAAGCAAGTTTTAAATTCCATAAATGTCATTTATAGAATTATTAGAAATTCATATCCTTTTAAGGCAGCATATGCTGTCAAATTCAATGGAGATCAACTTAGCAAACCATTCAGCAGTTATGTGATGCAAAGGGGACGCTACAGGTACGACCTAAAATCATAATAACTTCATGTTTCTTTGAAAATTAACCGAATTAAGATCCAGCACGTtttcaaaaatatatatatttttttcacttAAAAATTATATTGTGCCTTACATGTTGCATTACTGTTTGTACTGCTGTAGCAGTTGACGAGTTTGGGCAATTTGGTGGTCTTCCAGACTCCTTTATTGGTGTTTAGATTAATGATtatgatttaatattttataCACATACAATTTAATGTTTTCTAAGACTATGAGTAAAGACTGTATTTTTCTATTTCGGATGCATTTGCAGCCTATACAAGCTACCCTTAGGAAAACCACCTGCCCAACACCGCAACCTAATAGCGAAAGTAGAAATTTCATGGAAATTACAGAAGCAAGAGCAGAAAGTCATAAGCATGTATGATCCACATACTTACATAAAAGAGCTGTATAAGTCCAACACGTAAAAAAGACTAAAGTTTTAAAATATTGCCAAAAGTGCCTGGTTCTTGAGAACTATTATCTGAATATTGATCAGGTGGTATCCATTGTATTGTTGGGATGACAACTGAGTTCAGGACAAACATACTGCAACGAAATTAAGACTAAAAATTTTATATCATGTGATGAAATGCACGATTTAAATGATAATGTCCAAAAACAACCAAAAGCATCATTAATTAAGTAGATTAAGTAAACACCCAAACAAATTGAATTGGATTTCAAAAGTATATTCATAACCATGAATGAAAACTTTTCCAACTCTAATCTGCAGTGATGTTCAGGTAAGGCACGAAGATGTGAACGGAATCAAAAGAGTTACTTGCATTGCTGCAAGACCACAAAAgagttattggaattacaagctTAAGCACAGTTTTGCTTCATAACTAAACAGGCCTCATGAATGCATTTACTATACATGAAGCAATTGTTTTCTCATTGGTATTGATAATCCAGCACAAAGGTCTTAATTTTAGGTCCTTCTTAAGAAACATTATCAGTCCACAAAATCAATCAAACAACTATCAGGAAACCATTAAGGATCTCTCGGATCCTCATAGAGATCAATTGTAGAATCCAGAAGCTAGCCAATTAAGCACAAGAAATAAGATTTTATACAGAAGCAGTTCCCCAGATTGATTTTGTATCACAAAGCAGCTACAAATGGAGCAAAGAGAATTCCAAATTGCACAGTTGCTTCCCTTTAGCTCTAAATTTCACGCGCTGTATTgctcaataacccaaaaatactcAAAACTAACCTAATAGCGAATCTAACCAATACACATTATAAAACTAATTTTGTGAACTTGAAGAATAGAGTatatgtagagagagagagagagagagagatgctaCCTTCCTGAGAAAATGAAACCATTTAAGATAAAACACTGCCCTGTTCTAATCAAAAGCTTTCTTGACCTGCCACCCAAAATCACAAACAACAAAGAAGGATGACATAAATTCAAGTCGGATTTCAACACACAAAAGCAAAGCAAAACTTCGAATTCCAGATTTTATACGATCAAACACCTCAAAGAATTCTTTTCTCGTCTGAATCTAGATTTAAAAAAAGCATAAAAAAGCAAAAGTTCTCTTTGAAATTCTGGTCAACCAAACAGAAAGTGTATTTAGTAATATAAACGAGAAAGAGAAGCAAGAAGTTATTAAGAAAAGACGAAGAGAAAAAGGGGACCTGAAACAAAGAATGACCACTCTGTGAAGGCAACAAGCTTCTGGAAAACCCT includes:
- the LOC110650385 gene encoding protein EI24 homolog isoform X1, with amino-acid sequence MSVCRTYGCQFSTVFSQPLISLTAYKMQVFWFYPLYVFSLILSTIWYNEIAKCGFAAMERDEHNVLETLSQDEPTTTSDNSGPTEKPSGLGGVMIGIGEQVYSILLLSFFFLEVFATGFTPYIGKALNFVLLSWMYAYYCFEYKWNLSEVALDRRLDFFESNWAFLAGFGSPCVLAIFFFSPLVSYGVMAILFPLFVLTATSSGADQPIFSQRRKWKYLGLGRLPVFYAADTLS
- the LOC110650385 gene encoding protein EI24 homolog isoform X3; the protein is MYNEIAKCGFAAMERDEHNVLETLSQDEPTTTSDNSGPTEKPSGLGGVMIGIGEQVYSILLLSFFFLEVFATGFTPYIGKALNFVLLSWMYAYYCFEYKWNLSEVALDRRLDFFESNWAFLAGFGSPCVLAIFFFSPLVSYGVMAILFPLFVLTATSSGADQPIFSQRRKWKYLGLGRLPVFYAADTLS
- the LOC110650385 gene encoding protein EI24 homolog isoform X4 translates to MERDEHNVLETLSQDEPTTTSDNSGPTEKPSGLGGVMIGIGEQVYSILLLSFFFLEVFATGFTPYIGKALNFVLLSWMYAYYCFEYKWNLSEVALDRRLDFFESNWAFLAGFGSPCVLAIFFFSPLVSYGVMAILFPLFVLTATSSGADQPIFSQRRKWKYLGLGRLPVFYAADTLS
- the LOC110650385 gene encoding protein EI24 homolog isoform X2; translation: MSVCRTYGCQFSTVFSQPLISLTAYKMQVFWFYPLYVFSLILSTIWYNEIAKCGFAAMERDEHNVLETLSQDEPTTTSDNSGPTEKPSGLGGVMIGIGEQVYSILLLSFFFLEVFATGFTPYIGKALNFVLLSWMYAYYCFEYKWNLSEVALDRRLDFFESNWAFLAGFGSPCVLAIFFFSPLVSYGVMAILFPLDGNLVSRPLRISRTIARQ